The following proteins are co-located in the Mesorhizobium sp. M1E.F.Ca.ET.045.02.1.1 genome:
- a CDS encoding type II toxin-antitoxin system antitoxin SocA domain-containing protein: MSYDAREISNLFLDMADAKGHRLTSMALLKILYFAHAWHLAKYKEPLIGQKFEAWKHGPVNRVVYDQVKRFGAGPITERLQKLDVSTGAFVDAQAAIGGERLVFLQNVFAYYSEFHPYKLSDLTHEKGTPWDIIWNTAEKNAVPGMLIPDELILEWFEKTGGRLYRSGEQGANT; the protein is encoded by the coding sequence ATGAGTTACGACGCCCGGGAAATTTCCAACCTGTTCCTTGATATGGCCGATGCCAAAGGCCATCGACTGACCTCTATGGCGCTACTGAAAATTCTCTATTTTGCGCACGCGTGGCATCTCGCGAAATATAAAGAGCCGTTAATAGGTCAGAAATTTGAGGCTTGGAAGCACGGCCCGGTAAATAGAGTTGTCTATGATCAAGTGAAGCGCTTTGGTGCCGGACCAATCACGGAGCGCTTGCAGAAGTTAGATGTTTCAACTGGTGCGTTTGTTGACGCCCAAGCCGCAATTGGGGGAGAACGTCTCGTATTTCTGCAAAACGTATTTGCCTACTATTCGGAGTTCCATCCGTACAAGCTCTCGGATTTGACACACGAAAAGGGCACGCCTTGGGATATCATCTGGAACACCGCTGAAAAAAACGCTGTTCCGGGGATGTTGATCCCTGACGAGCTCATCCTCGAATGGTTTGAAAAAACCGGAGGAAGGCTCTATCGTTCGGGTGAACAAGGAGCGAACACGTGA
- the lepA gene encoding translation elongation factor 4 — MTTPLDHIRNFSIVAHIDHGKSTLADRLIQLTGALEERDMKEQVLDSMDIERERGITIKAQTVRLNYRARNGEDYVLNLIDTPGHVDFAYEVSRSLAACEGSLLVVDASQGVEAQTLANVYQAIDNNHEIVVVLNKVDLPAAEPERIREQVEEVIGLDASNAVLISAKTGLGVPDVLEAIVHQLPPPREGDIAAPLKAMLVDSWYDAYLGVIVLVRIIDGVMKKGQTIRMMGTGAKYLVERTGVFKPARVNVDELGPGEFGFFTGSIKEVADTRVGDTITEDRRPTQKALPGFKPAQPVVFCGLFPVDAADFEDLRAAVGKLRLNDASFSFEMETSAALGFGFRCGFLGLLHLEIIQERLEREFNLDLIATAPSVVYRMNLIDGTTKELHNPADMPDVVKIASIEEPWIRATILTPDDYLGGILKLCQDRRGIQADLSYVGKRAMLTYDLPLNEVVFDFYDRLKSISKGYASFDYHLTNYREGDLVKMSILVNDEPVDALSMLVHRSAAEKRGRAMCEKLKELIPQHLFKIPIQAAIGGRIIARETVSALRKDVTAKCYGGDVTRKRKLLDKQKEGKKRMRQFGKVDIPQEAFIQALKMGD, encoded by the coding sequence ATGACGACGCCCCTCGACCACATCCGCAATTTCTCCATCGTCGCCCATATCGACCATGGCAAATCCACGCTTGCCGACCGGCTGATCCAGCTCACCGGCGCGCTGGAGGAGCGCGACATGAAGGAGCAGGTGCTGGACTCGATGGATATCGAGCGCGAGCGCGGCATCACCATCAAGGCCCAGACGGTGAGGCTGAACTACCGAGCCAGGAACGGCGAGGACTATGTCCTGAACCTCATCGACACCCCCGGCCATGTCGACTTCGCCTACGAGGTGTCGCGCTCTTTAGCCGCCTGCGAGGGCTCGCTGCTGGTGGTGGACGCCTCCCAAGGCGTCGAGGCGCAGACGCTCGCCAATGTCTACCAGGCCATCGACAACAACCACGAGATCGTCGTGGTGCTGAACAAGGTCGACCTGCCGGCGGCCGAGCCCGAGCGCATCCGCGAGCAGGTGGAGGAGGTGATCGGCCTCGACGCCTCCAACGCGGTGCTGATCTCGGCCAAGACCGGCCTCGGCGTGCCGGACGTGCTGGAGGCGATCGTCCACCAGCTCCCGCCGCCGCGCGAGGGCGACATCGCAGCACCCTTGAAGGCGATGCTGGTCGACAGCTGGTACGACGCCTATCTCGGCGTCATCGTTCTGGTGCGCATCATCGACGGCGTGATGAAGAAGGGCCAGACCATCCGCATGATGGGCACCGGCGCGAAATATCTCGTCGAGCGCACCGGCGTGTTCAAGCCGGCCCGCGTCAATGTCGACGAGCTTGGCCCCGGCGAGTTCGGCTTCTTCACCGGCTCGATCAAGGAAGTGGCCGACACCCGCGTCGGCGACACCATCACCGAGGACCGCCGCCCGACGCAAAAGGCGCTGCCCGGCTTCAAGCCGGCGCAGCCGGTGGTGTTCTGCGGCCTGTTCCCGGTCGACGCCGCCGATTTCGAGGACCTGCGCGCCGCCGTCGGCAAGCTGCGCCTCAACGACGCGTCCTTCTCCTTCGAAATGGAGACCTCCGCCGCGCTCGGCTTCGGCTTCCGTTGCGGCTTCCTCGGCCTGCTGCATCTGGAGATCATCCAGGAGCGGCTGGAGCGCGAGTTCAACCTCGACCTCATCGCCACCGCGCCTTCCGTCGTCTACCGCATGAACCTCATCGACGGCACGACCAAGGAACTGCACAACCCGGCCGACATGCCCGACGTGGTCAAGATCGCCTCGATCGAGGAGCCGTGGATCCGCGCCACCATCCTCACGCCGGACGACTATCTCGGCGGCATCCTGAAACTCTGCCAGGACAGGCGCGGCATCCAGGCCGACCTCTCCTATGTGGGAAAACGCGCCATGCTGACCTACGACCTGCCGCTCAACGAGGTCGTCTTCGATTTCTACGATCGCCTGAAGTCGATCTCCAAGGGCTACGCCTCCTTCGACTATCACCTGACGAACTACCGCGAGGGCGACCTGGTGAAGATGTCGATCCTGGTCAATGACGAGCCGGTCGACGCTTTGTCCATGCTGGTGCACCGCTCGGCCGCCGAAAAGCGCGGCCGCGCCATGTGCGAGAAGCTGAAGGAGCTGATCCCGCAGCACCTGTTCAAGATCCCGATCCAGGCGGCGATAGGCGGCCGCATCATCGCCCGCGAGACCGTCTCGGCGCTCAGGAAGGACGTCACCGCCAAATGCTACGGCGGCGACGTCACCCGCAAGCGCAAGCTGCTCGACAAGCAGAAAGAGGGCAAGAAGCGGATGCGCCAGTTCGGCAAGGTCGATATCCCGCAGGAGGCGTTTATTCAGGCGCTGAAGATGGGTGATTGA
- a CDS encoding TadE/TadG family type IV pilus assembly protein: MMMITIPLLLAVGFSVDYTSAVTTRSNMQNALDAAIISITTLPTTTSKGDRQTALQQAYAANSGLGTATLTGVDIAADGTATFSATAAYPMPTNFMQIARINTVDVGVGSSVRKTPALVQSTFKVTKVSGYWNKTMTLYGTKFGETTPKPLMTITYTYNGYGDPKGYGTTTVSTINGSTSTVVQQQVCTTNTVGNFNNLAAGTITQTDSRGKKYATTCADTFYPANGSGAVIDVSQMDKLYLEMKVPSGNPTTLRSNDATTSNRLYIGTSATNMPEVPTGQVVDIFSAVPCGQAGYQAWEDGGNPVPADVSNADFFYTTTGKCDFNQRQSETVLTQ; encoded by the coding sequence ATGATGATGATCACGATCCCATTGCTGCTGGCCGTCGGCTTTTCCGTCGACTACACCTCGGCGGTGACGACCAGGAGCAACATGCAGAACGCGCTGGACGCAGCGATCATCTCGATCACGACGCTGCCGACCACGACGTCGAAGGGCGACCGCCAGACGGCGCTGCAGCAGGCCTATGCGGCGAACAGCGGGCTTGGCACGGCGACGCTCACCGGTGTCGATATCGCCGCCGACGGCACGGCGACCTTCAGCGCCACGGCGGCCTATCCGATGCCGACCAATTTCATGCAGATCGCCCGGATCAACACGGTGGATGTCGGCGTCGGCTCCTCGGTGCGCAAGACGCCGGCGCTGGTGCAGTCCACCTTCAAGGTGACGAAAGTGTCCGGCTATTGGAACAAGACCATGACGCTCTACGGCACCAAGTTCGGCGAAACCACCCCCAAGCCGCTGATGACGATCACGTACACCTACAATGGCTATGGCGACCCGAAGGGCTACGGCACGACCACGGTGAGCACCATCAACGGCTCCACCAGCACGGTGGTCCAGCAGCAGGTTTGCACGACCAACACGGTCGGCAATTTCAACAACCTGGCCGCCGGCACGATCACCCAGACCGACAGCAGGGGAAAGAAGTACGCGACGACCTGCGCCGACACCTTCTACCCCGCCAACGGCTCCGGCGCGGTGATCGATGTCAGCCAGATGGACAAGCTTTATCTGGAGATGAAGGTACCTTCGGGCAATCCGACGACGCTGCGGTCGAACGATGCCACCACCTCGAACCGGCTCTATATCGGCACCAGCGCCACCAACATGCCCGAGGTCCCCACCGGGCAGGTCGTCGATATCTTCAGCGCCGTGCCCTGCGGCCAGGCCGGCTACCAGGCCTGGGAGGACGGCGGCAATCCGGTGCCGGCCGATGTCAGCAATGCCGACTTCTTCTACACCACCACCGGCAAGTGCGACTTCAACCAGAGGCAGTCGGAAACGGTGCTGACGCAGTAG
- a CDS encoding DUF559 domain-containing protein gives MPHRPVTQTKRSFARSLRREMTEAENKLWQELRDRRLDRIKFRRQAPIGKYVADFVCPEARLIIEIDGSQHADSESDLARGAELKARGFRVLRFWNDDVLKDLDSVCDTIIAYVRDTSLQPWR, from the coding sequence ATGCCGCATCGACCTGTCACACAGACCAAACGCAGCTTTGCCCGTTCGCTTCGGCGCGAAATGACGGAGGCGGAGAACAAGCTTTGGCAGGAATTGCGCGACCGCAGGCTCGATCGAATAAAGTTTCGACGCCAGGCGCCAATTGGGAAATACGTCGCCGATTTCGTTTGCCCCGAAGCACGCCTGATCATCGAGATCGATGGGAGCCAGCACGCGGATTCGGAGTCCGACCTAGCGCGCGGAGCTGAATTAAAGGCGAGAGGCTTTCGCGTCTTGCGCTTTTGGAACGACGATGTCCTGAAGGATCTGGACAGCGTCTGCGATACGATCATTGCGTATGTGAGGGATACCAGCCTGCAGCCGTGGCGGTGA
- a CDS encoding DUF1223 domain-containing protein, producing the protein MTGPKTMLGKALLAGAALIALATGASAASAQLTVVELFTSQGCSSCPPANANLIKVKDRPGVLALSFNVTYWDYLGWKDIFGRQEFTQRQVNYEPSLGHDGPFTPQVVVNGSADAVGARTGEIERLISTSPSAQGPALSLGQGKVSIGSGKAPGGKADIWLVRYAKGVVEVPVARGENTGRTLPHGNVVHSLQRLGGWSGQATTLPLPAAANGLSTAVLVQSPGGGPILAAAAD; encoded by the coding sequence ATGACCGGACCCAAGACAATGCTCGGCAAAGCGCTGCTCGCCGGCGCGGCGCTGATCGCGCTTGCCACTGGCGCGAGTGCCGCATCCGCGCAGCTGACCGTCGTGGAGCTGTTCACCAGCCAGGGCTGCTCGTCCTGCCCGCCGGCCAATGCCAACCTGATCAAGGTCAAGGACCGGCCGGGCGTGCTGGCGCTGTCCTTCAACGTCACCTATTGGGACTATCTCGGCTGGAAGGACATTTTCGGCCGGCAGGAGTTCACCCAGCGCCAGGTCAATTACGAGCCCTCACTCGGTCATGACGGGCCGTTCACGCCGCAGGTGGTGGTGAACGGCAGCGCCGACGCGGTCGGCGCCAGGACCGGCGAGATCGAACGGCTGATCTCGACGAGCCCGTCTGCTCAAGGCCCGGCGCTTTCGCTCGGGCAGGGCAAGGTCAGCATCGGCTCGGGCAAGGCGCCCGGCGGCAAGGCCGACATCTGGCTGGTGCGCTACGCCAAGGGCGTCGTCGAGGTGCCGGTGGCGCGCGGCGAAAACACCGGGCGCACGCTGCCGCACGGCAATGTCGTGCATTCGCTGCAGCGGCTTGGCGGCTGGAGCGGCCAGGCCACGACCCTGCCGCTGCCGGCCGCCGCCAACGGCCTCAGCACCGCGGTGCTGGTGCAGAGCCCCGGCGGCGGGCCGATCCTGGCCGCCGCCGCGGACTGA
- the msrA gene encoding peptide-methionine (S)-S-oxide reductase MsrA, whose protein sequence is MNGIDKKPARRSPFFTRGALAALVLTAAAAAFWQTPARSAEDAVVIPPPALDEKAASGTETAVFAGGCFWGVQGVFQHVKGVSKAVSGYTGGSAENAVYEVVGTGRTGHAESVEITYDPSKVTYGQLLQVYFSVAHNPTQLNYQGPDQGTQYRSTIFAGNDEQKKVAESYIAQLDRAKVFAKPIVTTLETGKTFYPAEDYHQDFLTLNPTYPYIVYNDLPKIENLKALFPQLYSEKPVLVLASSKS, encoded by the coding sequence ATGAACGGCATCGACAAAAAGCCCGCGCGGCGATCGCCATTCTTTACCCGCGGCGCGCTTGCGGCACTGGTGCTGACGGCGGCGGCGGCCGCGTTCTGGCAGACGCCGGCCCGTTCGGCCGAGGACGCGGTGGTGATCCCGCCGCCGGCTTTGGACGAGAAGGCCGCGAGCGGCACCGAGACGGCCGTGTTCGCCGGCGGCTGCTTCTGGGGCGTGCAGGGCGTGTTCCAGCACGTGAAGGGCGTCAGCAAGGCCGTTTCCGGCTATACCGGCGGCAGCGCCGAAAACGCCGTCTACGAGGTCGTCGGCACCGGCCGCACCGGCCATGCGGAATCGGTCGAGATCACCTACGATCCGTCGAAGGTCACCTACGGCCAGCTCCTGCAGGTCTATTTCTCGGTGGCGCACAACCCGACGCAGCTCAACTACCAGGGACCGGACCAGGGCACGCAGTATCGCTCGACGATCTTTGCCGGGAACGACGAGCAGAAGAAAGTCGCCGAGAGCTACATTGCCCAGCTCGACAGGGCCAAGGTGTTTGCGAAGCCGATCGTGACGACGCTCGAGACCGGCAAGACCTTCTATCCGGCCGAGGACTACCATCAGGACTTCCTGACGCTGAACCCGACCTACCCCTATATCGTCTACAACGACCTGCCCAAGATCGAGAACCTCAAGGCGCTGTTCCCGCAGCTCTACAGCGAAAAGCCGGTGCTGGTGCTGGCGTCGAGCAAGAGCTGA
- a CDS encoding phospholipase D-like domain-containing protein: protein MAVSIEVSVYTNGDDAFVAWAPSEFIPGCRGFLLERGRKAGATEKIEPVENRVGFTKDKPKSGDHRPSDVWPFQRFNWTDHAADVGNVVRYRVTAMMSAGAGKPLTKGVTSDWTDWKTLSTDAGGGFSCFFNRGLVLSQFVARYMAKNRLTPAAFKKSLQTNGDAKFRAFLEGDLGLRMVGLTQVAGDELHAALYELGDATLETALIGLGPRLNLILANGSDKKGDGNAAARKNLNDHGIATIDRMLKSKGLGHNKFVVVSKGGAPTMVWTGSTNWSTTGLCTQVNNGLLIEDKDVAAHFRKHWDLLKDASPPKTDPANFTPALMADNDKPKTFSVGTAKATVWFTRTSDGRDMEALRDVITSAKHAVLFLMFTPGKQGLHTLAGQRAREKGIYVRGVVSTLGQDEGGTDQNFLDIDLVSSDRTFKPDRYSVAQPQGLDAPLGPWIAEVNRRTFLSQIGHAIVHSKILVTDPHSDDCVVVTGSHNFSAPASGKNDENLVIVRGHKKLAAAYATYAMSVYSHYRYRSYIREMRAQGKTPWSYLEDDDAWLKTELRTKAQEIAFWTA, encoded by the coding sequence ATGGCTGTCAGCATCGAGGTTTCCGTCTACACCAATGGCGACGACGCCTTCGTCGCCTGGGCGCCGAGCGAATTCATCCCGGGATGCCGCGGCTTCCTCCTGGAGCGCGGCCGCAAGGCCGGCGCGACGGAGAAGATCGAGCCGGTCGAGAACCGCGTCGGCTTCACCAAGGACAAGCCGAAATCGGGCGACCACCGGCCGTCCGACGTCTGGCCGTTCCAGCGCTTCAACTGGACCGACCATGCCGCCGATGTCGGCAATGTGGTGCGCTACCGGGTGACCGCGATGATGAGCGCCGGCGCCGGCAAGCCATTGACCAAGGGGGTTACGAGCGACTGGACGGACTGGAAGACGCTTTCCACCGATGCCGGCGGCGGCTTTTCCTGCTTCTTCAACCGCGGGCTGGTGCTGTCGCAATTCGTTGCGCGTTACATGGCCAAGAACAGGCTGACGCCGGCGGCGTTCAAGAAGAGCCTGCAGACCAATGGCGACGCCAAGTTCCGCGCCTTCCTCGAGGGCGATCTCGGTTTGCGCATGGTCGGGCTGACGCAGGTCGCCGGCGACGAGCTGCATGCCGCGCTCTACGAGCTCGGCGACGCGACGCTGGAGACGGCGCTGATCGGGCTCGGGCCGCGGCTCAACCTCATCCTCGCCAACGGCTCGGACAAGAAGGGCGACGGCAACGCGGCGGCGCGCAAGAACCTCAACGACCACGGCATTGCGACCATCGACCGGATGCTGAAGTCGAAGGGGCTCGGCCACAACAAATTCGTCGTGGTCTCGAAGGGCGGCGCGCCCACGATGGTGTGGACCGGGAGCACCAACTGGAGCACGACCGGGCTGTGCACGCAGGTCAACAACGGCCTGCTGATCGAAGACAAGGATGTGGCGGCGCATTTCCGCAAGCATTGGGACCTGTTGAAGGACGCCTCACCGCCGAAGACCGACCCGGCCAATTTCACGCCGGCGCTGATGGCCGACAACGACAAGCCGAAGACGTTTTCGGTCGGCACGGCCAAAGCGACGGTGTGGTTCACGCGCACCTCGGACGGGCGCGACATGGAGGCGCTGCGCGATGTCATCACCTCGGCCAAGCACGCGGTGCTTTTCCTGATGTTCACGCCCGGCAAGCAGGGCCTGCATACGCTGGCCGGCCAGCGCGCCAGAGAAAAGGGCATCTATGTGCGCGGCGTCGTCAGCACGCTCGGCCAAGACGAGGGCGGCACCGACCAGAATTTCCTCGACATCGACCTGGTGAGCAGCGACCGGACGTTCAAGCCGGACCGCTATTCGGTGGCGCAGCCGCAAGGCCTCGACGCGCCGCTCGGACCATGGATCGCCGAGGTCAACCGCCGCACCTTCCTGTCGCAGATCGGCCACGCCATCGTGCATTCGAAGATCCTGGTCACCGACCCGCATTCCGACGACTGCGTGGTAGTGACCGGCAGCCATAATTTCTCGGCACCGGCGAGCGGGAAGAACGACGAGAACCTGGTGATCGTGCGCGGCCACAAAAAGCTCGCCGCCGCCTACGCCACCTATGCGATGTCGGTCTACAGCCACTACCGCTACCGCTCCTACATCCGCGAGATGCGCGCGCAGGGCAAGACGCCGTGGAGCTATCTGGAAGACGACGATGCCTGGCTGAAGACGGAGCTGAGGACCAAGGCGCAGGAGATCGCCTTCTGGACTGCCTGA
- a CDS encoding cytochrome d ubiquinol oxidase subunit II gives MTFDWPTALPLIFAGLMGLAILIYVILDGFDLGIGILFAAGDDAEQDTMIAAIGPFWDANETWLVLAVGLLLVAFPMAHGTILTALYIPVFLLLVGLILRGVAFDFRAKVPAGKKQRWNRIFFLGSATASLAQGYMLGVYVLGLDVGFGGMAFGALVALCLSAAYAAMGSAWLIYKTEGGLQRKAVRWLRTTLVLTALGMVAVSLATPFASPRIFDKWFLWPEILYLSPLPIVSALLFLWLWRQTFHLPRPDDRHALRPFLTLAAIFALGFAGLAWSFYPYVVPDKLTIWQAASAPESLAFILVGTVVVLPIIIFYSFYAYRVFGGKATDLTYD, from the coding sequence ATGACCTTCGACTGGCCAACCGCACTCCCACTGATCTTCGCCGGCCTGATGGGCCTCGCCATCCTGATCTACGTCATCCTCGACGGCTTCGACCTCGGCATCGGCATCCTGTTCGCCGCCGGTGACGACGCCGAACAGGATACGATGATCGCAGCCATCGGCCCGTTCTGGGACGCCAACGAGACCTGGCTGGTGCTGGCGGTCGGCCTTTTGCTGGTCGCCTTCCCGATGGCGCATGGCACCATCCTCACCGCGCTCTACATTCCGGTCTTCCTGCTCCTCGTGGGCTTGATCCTGCGCGGCGTCGCCTTCGATTTCCGTGCCAAGGTGCCGGCCGGCAAGAAGCAGCGCTGGAACCGCATCTTCTTCTTGGGTTCCGCAACCGCCTCGCTGGCGCAGGGCTATATGCTGGGCGTCTATGTGCTGGGTCTCGATGTCGGCTTCGGCGGCATGGCGTTCGGCGCGCTGGTGGCGCTCTGCCTGTCGGCGGCTTACGCCGCCATGGGTTCCGCCTGGCTGATCTACAAGACCGAGGGCGGCCTGCAGAGGAAAGCCGTGCGCTGGCTGCGCACCACACTGGTGCTGACGGCGCTCGGCATGGTCGCGGTGTCGCTGGCGACGCCTTTCGCCAGCCCGCGCATCTTCGACAAATGGTTCCTGTGGCCGGAGATACTCTACCTGTCGCCGCTGCCCATTGTGTCGGCGCTGCTGTTCCTGTGGCTGTGGCGGCAGACCTTCCATCTGCCGAGGCCCGACGACCGGCATGCGCTGCGGCCGTTCCTGACCTTGGCCGCCATCTTCGCGCTCGGCTTCGCCGGGCTGGCCTGGTCGTTCTACCCCTATGTCGTGCCCGACAAGTTGACGATCTGGCAGGCCGCGTCGGCGCCGGAGAGCCTAGCCTTCATCCTGGTTGGCACCGTGGTCGTGCTGCCGATCATCATCTTCTATTCCTTCTATGCCTACCGGGTCTTCGGCGGCAAGGCGACGGATCTGACCTACGACTGA
- a CDS encoding cytochrome ubiquinol oxidase subunit I — protein MDPLILSRIQFGANISFHILFPAITIALGWVLLFFKLRYNATGDSAWMRAYFTWVKVFALSFAMGVVTGVTMSFQFGTNWPGYMQKVGNIAGPLLAYEILTAFFLEAAFLGIMLFGFRRVSNRIHTLATVLVAGGTTVSAFWIIALNSWMQTPAGFEMVDGKAHVLDWWAVIFNPSMPYRLVHMLLASGLTVAFLIAGLSALRYLAGDRSESMWKALRTGVFTAAILIPIQIFAGDQHGLNTLEHQPQKIAAMEANWNTGPNVPLVLFALPDEAAKENKFELAIPDGASVVLRHSVSGVVPGLNDYPGNHPPVFPVFWGFRIMVGTGILMLIVSWSAAFFLKRRHSLPKLLALIMVPMTISGWVATLAGWYTTEIGRQPWLVTGVLKTADAVGPVAGSHVALTLAVYLILYVLLLIAYLSVLVHLALKAAKDGDASPLPGAMNAALSQQAAGE, from the coding sequence ATGGACCCGCTCATTCTGTCGCGTATCCAGTTCGGCGCGAATATTTCGTTTCATATCCTGTTTCCGGCGATCACCATTGCACTTGGCTGGGTGCTGCTGTTCTTCAAGCTCCGCTACAACGCCACGGGCGATTCCGCCTGGATGCGCGCTTATTTCACCTGGGTAAAGGTTTTCGCTCTGTCTTTCGCCATGGGCGTGGTTACCGGCGTCACCATGAGCTTCCAGTTCGGCACCAATTGGCCGGGCTACATGCAGAAGGTCGGCAACATCGCCGGCCCGTTGCTTGCCTATGAGATCCTCACCGCCTTCTTCCTCGAGGCCGCCTTCCTCGGCATCATGCTGTTCGGCTTCCGCCGCGTCTCCAACCGCATCCACACGCTGGCGACCGTGCTGGTGGCGGGCGGCACCACCGTCTCGGCCTTCTGGATCATCGCGCTGAACTCCTGGATGCAGACGCCGGCCGGTTTCGAGATGGTCGACGGCAAGGCGCATGTGCTCGACTGGTGGGCGGTGATCTTCAACCCGTCCATGCCCTACCGGCTGGTGCATATGCTGCTCGCCTCGGGCCTCACCGTCGCCTTCCTGATCGCCGGCCTGTCGGCGCTGCGTTACCTTGCTGGCGACCGTTCGGAATCGATGTGGAAGGCGCTGCGCACCGGCGTCTTCACGGCCGCCATCCTGATCCCGATCCAGATCTTCGCCGGCGACCAGCATGGGTTGAACACGCTGGAGCACCAGCCGCAGAAGATCGCCGCCATGGAAGCGAACTGGAACACCGGCCCCAACGTGCCGCTGGTGCTGTTCGCGCTGCCGGACGAGGCGGCGAAGGAAAACAAATTCGAACTGGCCATCCCCGACGGCGCCAGCGTCGTGCTGCGCCACAGCGTGAGCGGCGTCGTGCCCGGCCTCAACGACTATCCGGGCAACCATCCGCCGGTCTTCCCGGTCTTCTGGGGTTTCCGCATCATGGTCGGCACCGGCATATTGATGTTGATCGTCTCCTGGTCGGCGGCCTTTTTCCTCAAGCGCCGTCACAGCCTGCCGAAGCTGCTGGCGCTCATCATGGTTCCGATGACGATCTCCGGCTGGGTGGCGACGCTCGCCGGCTGGTACACCACCGAGATCGGCCGCCAGCCCTGGCTGGTCACCGGCGTCCTGAAGACGGCGGACGCCGTCGGCCCGGTCGCCGGCAGCCATGTGGCGCTGACTTTAGCCGTCTATCTTATCCTCTATGTGCTGCTCCTCATCGCTTATCTGAGTGTGCTGGTGCATCTGGCGCTGAAGGCGGCCAAGGATGGCGACGCCTCGCCGCTGCCGGGCGCCATGAACGCAGCCCTTTCACAGCAGGCCGCGGGGGAGTGA
- a CDS encoding ABC transporter ATP-binding protein yields MSSIISISGVTKTYATGFKALKEINLDIERGEIFALLGPNGAGKTTLISIVCGIVNRSSGTVTVDGYDIGKNYRAARSLIGLVPQELTIDAFETVWATVNYSRGLFGKAPDKDFVEKVLKDLSLWDKKDAKAITLSGGMKRRLMIAKALSHEPRVLFLDEPTAGVDVELRQDMWAMVRRLREDGVTIILTTHYIEEAEAMADRVGVINRGEIILVEGKAELMRKLGRKQMTLELRAPIAAIPDGLSRYALELSADGSELTYTYDNQSDRPGVASLIRDLEAAGLQFRDLDTKNSSLEEIFVSLLRQEP; encoded by the coding sequence ATGTCATCCATCATCTCGATTTCCGGTGTCACGAAAACCTATGCCACCGGCTTCAAGGCGCTGAAGGAAATCAACCTCGATATCGAGCGCGGCGAGATCTTCGCGCTGCTCGGGCCGAACGGCGCCGGCAAGACGACGCTGATCTCGATCGTCTGCGGCATCGTCAACCGCTCGTCGGGCACCGTCACCGTGGACGGCTACGATATCGGCAAGAACTATCGCGCGGCGCGCAGCCTGATCGGGCTGGTGCCGCAGGAATTGACGATCGACGCCTTCGAGACGGTCTGGGCGACGGTCAATTACAGCCGCGGCCTGTTCGGCAAGGCTCCCGACAAGGATTTCGTCGAGAAGGTGCTCAAGGACCTCTCGCTGTGGGACAAGAAGGACGCCAAGGCGATTACGCTTTCCGGCGGCATGAAGCGCCGGCTGATGATCGCCAAGGCGCTGTCGCACGAGCCGCGCGTGCTGTTCCTCGACGAGCCGACGGCCGGCGTCGACGTCGAATTGCGCCAGGACATGTGGGCCATGGTGCGGCGGCTGCGCGAGGACGGCGTCACCATCATCCTGACCACGCACTACATCGAGGAAGCCGAGGCGATGGCCGACCGCGTCGGCGTCATCAACCGCGGCGAGATCATCCTTGTCGAAGGCAAGGCCGAGCTGATGCGCAAGCTCGGGCGCAAGCAGATGACGCTCGAGCTGCGCGCCCCGATCGCCGCCATCCCCGACGGCCTGTCGCGCTATGCGCTGGAGCTCTCCGCGGACGGCAGCGAGCTCACCTACACCTATGACAACCAGAGCGACCGGCCGGGCGTCGCTTCGCTGATCCGCGACCTCGAGGCCGCCGGCCTCCAATTCCGCGACCTCGACACCAAGAACAGCTCGCTCGAAGAGATCTTCGTCAGTCTGCTGAGGCAAGAGCCATGA